In Candidatus Palauibacter soopunensis, a single genomic region encodes these proteins:
- a CDS encoding amidohydrolase, translating to MSEVNRREFMALSGLAAGGAALAGCGTQGGSGGQGGAGGSAHADQVVTNANVYTVDDANPRAEALAVQGGRFLAVGSNDDIANLIGPRTARIDAGGGTVVPGFIDAHNHPSSAGMRHLTQVDMNIRTIEGMKSALRERAQNTPPGEWVVGFLYDDTKIEEGRPLNRRDIDEAVPDHPVQVTHRGGHTSVYNSKAFELAGITVDTPDPTGGHFYREDGELTGKVASLARRPLQRLVPGGSTRDDRQAGVALIGELMSAAGITSVHETGGNSQGLTALQDAYDAGDLRFRMYYFPSGGSLLFSALKQAGVRTGFGDENLRIGAVKYSADGSASERTMAMRTPYVGRPDDYGISTMTQEDIHRAVDDAVGAGFQIAIHANGDRTIDMCLNAYERVQREMPQADPRFRLEHCSLVDDPLLQRIKDIGAIPTPFYTYIHFHGNKWGEYGAEKMEWMFAHRRFLDYDIPVAGASDYPPGPFEALMAIQSMVTRTDMQGREWGPSQKISVPEALRICTINGAHASFEEHIKGSITEGKLADYVILGDDPHAADPYAIKEIEVVRTVLGGRTTHEA from the coding sequence ATGAGCGAGGTCAATCGCCGGGAGTTCATGGCCCTTTCCGGGCTCGCGGCCGGGGGCGCGGCCCTGGCGGGCTGCGGGACGCAGGGCGGGAGCGGCGGGCAGGGCGGCGCCGGCGGCTCCGCGCACGCGGACCAGGTCGTGACGAACGCGAACGTCTACACGGTGGACGACGCGAACCCCAGGGCCGAGGCGCTCGCCGTACAGGGCGGCCGCTTCCTCGCCGTGGGCTCGAACGACGACATCGCCAACCTCATCGGACCGCGCACCGCGCGCATCGACGCGGGCGGCGGTACCGTCGTCCCCGGCTTCATCGACGCGCACAATCATCCCTCCTCGGCCGGCATGCGCCACCTCACGCAGGTGGACATGAACATCCGCACGATCGAGGGGATGAAGTCCGCCCTCCGCGAGCGCGCGCAGAACACGCCTCCGGGCGAGTGGGTCGTCGGCTTCCTCTACGACGACACGAAGATCGAGGAGGGGCGCCCGCTCAACCGGCGCGACATCGACGAGGCCGTGCCCGACCACCCGGTCCAGGTCACGCACCGGGGCGGGCACACGAGCGTCTACAACTCGAAGGCGTTCGAACTGGCCGGGATCACCGTGGACACGCCCGACCCGACGGGCGGGCACTTCTACCGCGAGGACGGCGAACTCACCGGCAAGGTCGCCTCGCTCGCGCGCCGCCCGCTGCAGCGCCTCGTCCCCGGCGGGAGCACGCGGGACGACCGCCAGGCCGGCGTCGCCCTCATCGGCGAACTGATGTCCGCGGCCGGCATCACCTCGGTTCACGAGACGGGCGGGAACAGCCAGGGCCTGACCGCGCTGCAGGACGCGTACGACGCGGGAGACCTCCGCTTCCGCATGTACTACTTCCCCTCCGGCGGCAGCCTGCTCTTCTCGGCGCTCAAGCAGGCGGGGGTTCGCACCGGCTTCGGCGACGAGAACCTGCGCATCGGCGCGGTCAAGTACAGCGCGGACGGCTCCGCCTCGGAGCGCACGATGGCGATGCGCACCCCGTACGTCGGGCGCCCGGACGACTACGGCATCAGCACCATGACCCAGGAGGACATCCACCGGGCGGTGGACGACGCCGTCGGCGCCGGTTTCCAGATCGCGATCCACGCGAACGGCGACAGGACGATCGACATGTGCCTCAACGCATACGAGCGGGTCCAGCGCGAGATGCCGCAGGCCGACCCCCGCTTCCGCCTCGAGCACTGCTCGCTCGTGGATGATCCCCTTCTGCAGCGGATAAAGGACATCGGCGCCATCCCGACGCCCTTCTACACCTACATCCATTTCCACGGGAACAAGTGGGGCGAGTACGGGGCGGAGAAGATGGAATGGATGTTCGCGCACCGCCGCTTCCTCGACTACGACATCCCCGTGGCGGGGGCGTCCGACTATCCGCCCGGGCCGTTCGAGGCGCTGATGGCCATCCAGAGCATGGTCACGCGCACGGACATGCAGGGACGCGAATGGGGCCCGAGCCAGAAGATCTCGGTCCCCGAGGCGCTCCGCATCTGCACGATCAACGGGGCCCACGCCTCCTTCGAGGAGCACATCAAGGGCTCGATCACCGAGGGGAAGCTGGCGGACTACGTCATCCTGGGCGACGATCCCCACGCGGCCGACCCGTACGCGATCAAGGAGATCGAAGTCGTCCGCACCGTTCTCGGCGGCCGCACCACCCACGAGGCCTGA
- a CDS encoding enoyl-CoA hydratase-related protein — MSDVLLVEKLDGHIAKLTVNRPEKLNALNGAVRCAIFGALDRLAADDEVRVVIITGAGDRSFIAGADISEFKDARPVEQYRTMTRGDMYSAIEAFPKPVIAMINGFCLGGGCELAMSCDMRVASTSARIGQPEINLGLIPGAGGTQRLPRLVGEGWAMRLVMSGELIPGEKAEQIGLVEAAVAPEELEGHVMELASSIASRSPVALQAAKESILAARRMPLDEGLKFERSWFSLLFSTDDMAEGVGAFLEKRKPEFRGS, encoded by the coding sequence ATGAGTGACGTTCTTCTCGTCGAGAAGCTCGACGGACATATCGCCAAGCTCACGGTCAACCGGCCGGAGAAACTCAACGCGCTGAACGGCGCCGTCCGCTGCGCCATCTTCGGCGCGCTCGACCGCCTGGCGGCGGACGACGAGGTCCGCGTCGTCATCATCACCGGGGCCGGCGACCGCTCCTTCATCGCAGGCGCCGACATCTCGGAGTTCAAGGACGCGCGTCCGGTCGAGCAGTACCGCACCATGACGCGCGGCGACATGTACAGCGCGATCGAGGCCTTCCCCAAACCCGTCATCGCGATGATCAACGGCTTCTGCCTCGGCGGCGGCTGCGAACTCGCCATGTCGTGCGACATGCGCGTGGCGTCGACCTCGGCCCGCATCGGCCAGCCGGAGATCAACCTCGGACTCATCCCCGGCGCCGGCGGCACGCAGCGGCTCCCGCGGCTCGTCGGCGAGGGCTGGGCGATGCGGCTCGTGATGAGCGGCGAGTTGATCCCGGGGGAGAAGGCCGAGCAGATCGGCCTCGTGGAGGCCGCGGTCGCCCCCGAGGAACTCGAGGGTCACGTGATGGAACTCGCGTCGAGCATCGCGAGCCGCAGCCCGGTCGCGCTTCAGGCGGCCAAGGAGTCTATCCTCGCCGCGCGGCGGATGCCGCTGGATGAGGGGCTGAAGTTCGAGCGGAGCTGGTTCTCGCTCCTCTTCTCGACGGACGACATGGCGGAGGGCGTGGGCGCCTTCCTGGAGAAGCGGAAGCCCGAGTTCAGGGGCTCCTGA
- the rpmA gene encoding 50S ribosomal protein L27 translates to MAHKKGVGSSRNGRDSNAQYLGVKKYGGEHVVAGNILIRQRGTPFHPGRNVGRGKDDTLFALADGQVEFHRRRGRRFVSVVTPAS, encoded by the coding sequence ATGGCGCATAAGAAAGGTGTCGGCTCCAGCCGCAACGGACGCGATTCGAACGCGCAGTACCTCGGCGTCAAGAAATACGGCGGCGAGCACGTGGTCGCGGGCAACATCCTCATCCGGCAGCGGGGCACGCCCTTCCACCCGGGTCGCAACGTCGGCCGGGGGAAGGACGACACGCTGTTCGCGCTCGCCGACGGACAGGTCGAATTCCACCGCCGGCGAGGCCGCCGCTTCGTCAGCGTCGTAACGCCGGCGTCCTAG
- the rplU gene encoding 50S ribosomal protein L21, whose protein sequence is MYAIFKAQGKQFRAVEDAVLRIPSLEAEPGDTVKFDDVLLAEQDGDVHVGAPCVTGASVAAEVVSHGRGDKIIVYKMKRRKGYRRKQGHRQGYTEIRIVGIDLPGEPQEAAAKPAAAAPKPKTAPKATAAPAPEAVEAAPVDITPVARKLAEEHGLDLGAIEGTGKDGRILKSDVDKAIAAKEGD, encoded by the coding sequence ATGTACGCGATTTTCAAAGCCCAGGGAAAGCAGTTTCGCGCGGTGGAGGACGCGGTGCTCCGCATCCCCTCCCTCGAGGCCGAGCCCGGGGATACGGTCAAGTTCGACGACGTGCTGCTCGCCGAGCAGGACGGGGACGTTCACGTCGGAGCCCCGTGCGTGACGGGCGCCTCGGTTGCGGCCGAGGTCGTGAGCCACGGGCGCGGCGACAAGATCATCGTCTACAAGATGAAGCGGCGGAAGGGCTACCGGCGGAAGCAGGGGCACCGCCAGGGCTACACGGAGATCCGCATCGTCGGCATCGATCTGCCCGGCGAACCGCAGGAGGCGGCGGCGAAGCCCGCGGCCGCGGCGCCCAAGCCGAAGACTGCCCCGAAGGCCACGGCCGCTCCCGCGCCGGAAGCCGTCGAAGCGGCGCCGGTGGACATCACGCCCGTCGCGCGGAAGCTGGCAGAGGAGCACGGACTCGACCTGGGCGCGATCGAGGGGACGGGCAAGGACGGCCGCATCCTCAAGAGCGACGTGGACAAGGCCATTGCGGCGAAGGAAGGCGACTGA
- a CDS encoding Rne/Rng family ribonuclease translates to MRREIVVNATTREKRVAIVEDRKLVELMYERPDERRIAGDIYLGVVEAIVPGLQAAFVDIGAEKSAFLHASDLQSDEDPDEEGNGGRERNGGRRRARNENAPRIEEAIRKDQTLLVQVVKEPIGTKGARVTTQVSLPGRFLVYIPDSSHVGVSRKIGDRETRARLRRMVRDILGDDGGVIVRTVGEELTKETCERELKSLRKTWRKVRRRQKGMKAPALVYQDARLTSGMIRDLFSDRIDLLTVDSAELFHEIRSYLGQVDPDLLERVSRYDGAAPIFDEFGIEEEIRRAFGRTVHLKSGGHVVIEQTEALVSIDVNTGRYTGRRDPAKTILKTNLEAAGEIARQLRLRDVGGIIVIDFIDMNEEESRNKVVQQMRTLLGHDRARTKVFGLSELGLLQLSRQRVSPSLHQRMMEPCPYCEGAGRILASETVVRRLERALDRVAAAGRESGITILTHPVIALHLLEREREFLGRMRNSGRIAIDLRDDPLLGLDEFRLLAHPADADVTKKYISS, encoded by the coding sequence GTGCGCCGCGAGATCGTCGTAAACGCCACGACCCGCGAGAAACGGGTCGCGATCGTAGAAGACCGCAAGCTCGTCGAACTGATGTACGAACGGCCCGACGAGCGCCGCATCGCCGGCGATATCTATCTCGGCGTGGTCGAAGCGATCGTGCCCGGACTTCAGGCCGCCTTCGTCGACATCGGCGCCGAGAAGTCCGCCTTTCTGCACGCCTCCGATCTACAGTCCGACGAAGATCCCGATGAAGAGGGGAACGGGGGACGGGAACGAAACGGGGGACGTCGGAGGGCCCGCAACGAGAACGCTCCCCGCATCGAGGAAGCGATCCGCAAGGATCAGACGCTCCTCGTCCAGGTCGTGAAGGAGCCCATCGGCACGAAGGGGGCCCGCGTCACGACGCAGGTTTCCCTCCCGGGCCGCTTCCTGGTGTACATCCCGGACTCATCTCACGTCGGCGTCAGCCGCAAGATCGGCGACCGGGAAACGCGTGCCCGCCTGCGACGCATGGTGCGGGACATCCTCGGCGACGACGGCGGGGTCATCGTCCGGACCGTCGGCGAGGAGTTGACGAAGGAGACCTGCGAGCGGGAGCTCAAGTCGCTGCGCAAGACGTGGCGGAAGGTGCGGCGCCGACAGAAGGGGATGAAGGCGCCCGCCCTCGTGTACCAGGACGCGCGGCTGACGTCGGGCATGATCCGCGACCTCTTCAGCGACCGGATCGACCTGCTAACGGTGGATTCGGCGGAGCTGTTCCACGAGATCCGCTCCTATCTCGGACAGGTGGACCCGGATCTGCTCGAGCGCGTGAGCCGGTACGACGGCGCGGCGCCCATCTTCGACGAGTTCGGGATCGAGGAGGAGATCCGGCGTGCGTTCGGCCGCACCGTCCACCTGAAGTCCGGCGGCCATGTCGTGATCGAACAGACGGAGGCCCTCGTCTCGATCGACGTGAACACGGGGCGCTACACGGGTCGCCGCGACCCGGCGAAGACCATCCTCAAGACGAACCTCGAGGCGGCGGGAGAGATCGCCCGCCAGCTCCGCCTGCGCGACGTGGGCGGGATCATCGTCATCGACTTCATCGACATGAACGAGGAGGAGTCGCGCAACAAGGTCGTGCAGCAGATGAGGACGCTGCTGGGCCACGACCGCGCGCGCACCAAGGTGTTCGGGCTCTCCGAACTCGGCCTGCTCCAGTTGAGCCGGCAGCGCGTGAGCCCCAGCCTGCACCAGCGGATGATGGAACCCTGTCCCTACTGCGAGGGCGCGGGGAGAATCCTCGCCTCCGAGACGGTGGTGCGCCGCCTGGAGCGGGCGCTGGACCGGGTCGCGGCGGCCGGCCGGGAGAGCGGGATCACGATCCTCACGCACCCGGTGATTGCCCTCCACCTGCTGGAGCGCGAGCGGGAGTTCCTGGGCCGAATGAGGAACAGCGGCAGGATCGCGATCGATCTGCGCGACGACCCTCTGCTGGGTCTCGACGAGTTCCGGCTCCTCGCCCACCCGGCCGATGCCGACGTCACGAAGAAGTACATTTCCAGCTAG
- a CDS encoding acyl-CoA dehydrogenase family protein: protein MADPSFYLEDHHEMIREMVREFAEAEIAPVAARYDESEDFPWDTGALMSELGLFGIPFEEGLGGAGMDLLAASIAVEELARVDASHSIMIGAHTSLAATPIARWGTEAQKERFLRPLASGRVLGGFGLTEPGSGSDAGGMRTTARKAGDRWILNGRKTWITHGGVGEVFVVGALTSPEKGSRGITAFVLTKDTCDLEDAARVGFGHSPELDPMPGFSAGQKLRKLGWNASDTRELTLEDVEVPEENVLGEVDRGFPIFLDTLDGGRVGIAAHAIGIAQGALDQTVRYTGERKQFSKKIHDFQGVRFMLAEAQTRIHAARLMMHHAAHLRMAGTRHKKEAAMAKLFASETAMDVTTMAVQLHGGYGYSREYPVERMMRDAKITEIGEGTSEILKIVISREMLREAGSVD, encoded by the coding sequence ATGGCAGACCCGAGCTTCTACCTGGAAGACCATCACGAGATGATCCGCGAGATGGTGCGGGAGTTCGCCGAGGCGGAGATCGCTCCCGTCGCGGCCCGCTACGATGAGTCGGAGGATTTTCCGTGGGACACCGGCGCCCTCATGTCGGAACTGGGCCTGTTCGGGATTCCGTTCGAGGAGGGGCTGGGCGGCGCCGGCATGGACCTTCTCGCCGCGTCGATCGCCGTGGAGGAACTCGCCCGCGTGGACGCCAGTCATTCGATCATGATCGGAGCGCACACGAGCCTGGCCGCGACCCCGATCGCGCGCTGGGGGACGGAGGCGCAGAAGGAACGGTTCCTGCGGCCCCTCGCGAGCGGCCGCGTGCTGGGCGGATTCGGGCTCACGGAGCCGGGGTCGGGCTCCGATGCGGGCGGCATGCGGACGACGGCCCGGAAGGCCGGCGACCGGTGGATTCTCAACGGCCGCAAGACGTGGATCACGCACGGCGGCGTGGGCGAGGTGTTCGTCGTCGGCGCCCTCACGTCGCCCGAGAAGGGCTCCCGCGGCATCACGGCGTTCGTCCTCACCAAGGATACGTGCGATCTGGAAGATGCCGCGCGCGTCGGGTTCGGCCACTCCCCGGAGCTCGACCCGATGCCGGGGTTCAGCGCCGGGCAGAAGCTGCGCAAGCTGGGCTGGAACGCTTCCGACACGCGCGAACTCACGCTGGAGGACGTGGAGGTTCCGGAGGAGAACGTGCTCGGCGAAGTGGACCGGGGCTTTCCCATCTTCCTCGACACCCTCGACGGCGGCCGGGTCGGGATCGCCGCCCACGCGATCGGGATCGCGCAGGGGGCGCTGGACCAGACGGTCCGCTACACGGGCGAGCGGAAGCAGTTCAGCAAGAAGATCCACGACTTCCAGGGCGTCCGCTTCATGCTTGCCGAAGCGCAGACGCGCATTCACGCGGCGCGGCTCATGATGCACCACGCCGCGCACCTCCGGATGGCGGGGACGAGGCACAAGAAGGAGGCCGCGATGGCCAAGCTCTTCGCCTCGGAGACGGCGATGGACGTGACGACGATGGCGGTGCAGTTGCACGGCGGGTACGGCTATTCGCGCGAGTATCCCGTCGAACGGATGATGCGGGACGCGAAGATCACGGAGATCGGCGAGGGGACGAGCGAGATCCTGAAGATCGTGATTTCAAGGGAGATGCTGCGCGAAGCGGGCTCCGTCGATTAG